A window of the Anaerolineae bacterium genome harbors these coding sequences:
- a CDS encoding Phosphoribosyl-AMP cyclohydrolase, whose product MEKPVGLEDLNFDSQGLLPVIVQEARTQKVLMLAYMNRQALELTLQSQEMVFWSRSRRQLWRKGETSGNRQRLVELRVDCDADCLLALVEPAGPACHTGNLTCFYRLLERKELK is encoded by the coding sequence ATGGAGAAACCCGTTGGATTAGAAGACTTAAATTTCGACTCGCAGGGGTTGCTGCCGGTCATCGTCCAGGAGGCACGCACGCAAAAGGTGCTGATGCTGGCGTACATGAATCGCCAGGCGCTGGAATTGACCCTGCAAAGCCAGGAAATGGTCTTCTGGTCACGCAGTCGGCGGCAGTTGTGGCGCAAAGGTGAAACCTCCGGCAACCGACAACGCCTGGTGGAACTGCGCGTGGATTGCGACGCCGATTGCCTGCTGGCGCTGGTCGAACCAGCCGGACCAGCCTGTCATACCGGCAACCTCACCTGTTTCTATCGGCTGTTGGAAAGAAAGGAACTGAAATGA